A region from the Agrococcus sp. SL85 genome encodes:
- the glyA gene encoding serine hydroxymethyltransferase, giving the protein MTDRLPSTFNAPLAEVDPEIAAVLQQELDRQRDYLEMIASENFVPVAVLESAGSVLTNKYAEGYPGRRYYGGCEHVDVAESLAIERAKALFGAKHANVQPHSGASANAAVLHAIARPGDTILGLSLDHGGHLTHGMKINFSGRLYDIVAYGVDAETSRVDMDEVRRLAVEHRPKVIIAGWSAYPRQLDFAAFRAIADEVGALLWVDMAHFAGLVAAGLHPSPVPHAHVVSSTVHKTIGGPRSGFILTNDDDIAKKLNSAVFPGQQGGPLMHVIAAKATAFKLAATDEFKERQERTIRGAQILAERLQQDDVAAAGISVRSGGTDVHLVLVDLRDAAIDGKQAEDLLHEIRITVNRNAVPNDPRPPMVTSGLRIGTPALATRGFGDEEFTEVADVIALALQPGADLPALRDRVAALAGAFPLYPGVGPSGQPALEHELPSSIHA; this is encoded by the coding sequence GTGACCGACCGCCTGCCCAGCACGTTCAACGCCCCGCTCGCCGAGGTCGATCCCGAGATCGCCGCGGTCCTCCAGCAGGAGCTCGACCGCCAGCGCGACTACCTCGAGATGATCGCGAGCGAGAACTTCGTGCCCGTCGCCGTCCTCGAGTCGGCCGGCTCGGTGCTCACGAACAAGTACGCCGAGGGCTATCCCGGCCGCCGCTACTACGGCGGCTGCGAGCACGTCGACGTCGCCGAGTCGCTCGCGATCGAGCGCGCGAAGGCGCTCTTCGGCGCGAAGCACGCCAACGTGCAGCCGCACTCGGGCGCCTCGGCGAACGCGGCCGTGCTGCACGCGATCGCCCGCCCCGGCGACACGATCCTCGGCCTCTCGCTCGACCACGGCGGCCACCTGACCCACGGCATGAAGATCAACTTCTCCGGCCGCCTCTACGACATCGTCGCCTACGGCGTCGACGCCGAGACGAGCCGCGTCGACATGGACGAGGTGCGTCGCCTCGCGGTCGAGCACCGGCCGAAGGTCATCATCGCCGGCTGGTCGGCCTACCCGCGCCAGCTCGACTTCGCCGCGTTCCGCGCGATCGCCGACGAGGTCGGCGCGCTGCTCTGGGTCGACATGGCGCACTTCGCGGGCCTCGTCGCCGCGGGCCTGCACCCGAGCCCCGTGCCGCACGCGCACGTCGTCTCGTCGACGGTGCACAAGACCATCGGCGGCCCCCGATCGGGCTTCATCCTCACGAACGACGACGACATCGCCAAGAAGCTGAACTCGGCGGTCTTCCCGGGCCAGCAGGGCGGCCCGCTCATGCACGTCATCGCCGCGAAGGCCACCGCCTTCAAGCTCGCCGCGACCGACGAGTTCAAGGAGCGCCAGGAGCGCACCATCCGCGGTGCGCAGATCCTCGCCGAGCGCCTGCAGCAGGACGACGTCGCGGCCGCCGGCATCTCGGTGCGCTCGGGCGGCACCGACGTGCACCTCGTGCTCGTCGACCTGCGCGACGCCGCGATCGACGGCAAGCAGGCCGAGGACCTCCTGCACGAGATCCGCATCACCGTCAACCGCAACGCGGTGCCGAACGACCCGCGCCCGCCCATGGTGACCTCGGGCCTCCGCATCGGCACCCCCGCGCTCGCGACGCGCGGCTTCGGCGACGAGGAGTTCACGGAGGTGGCCGACGTCATCGCGCTCGCGCTGCAGCCGGGTGCCGACCTGCCCGCGCTGCGCGATCGCGTCGCGGCGCTCGCGGGCGCCTTCCCGCTCTACCCGGGCGTCGGCCCGTCGGGGCAGCCGGCGCTCGAGCACGAGCTCCCCTCGAGCATCCACGCGTGA
- a CDS encoding MFS transporter, with protein sequence MSTRATTQQGASPARFPMPALLVLALAIFTNITVEMLPMGLLLPMSRELGVGQSAVGLLVTIFAFTVVASSTSLIRLTRRVPRHRLVIAVLLVFAVSVFGSALAPDYGWSVAFRVLGGLAHGVFWTVVGAYAAYLVPPQQLARAVAITSAGGSFAYVLGLPLATLLGQLVGWRWSFALLGFVCLAVAVAVWRLLPAVDHLKDQATTSTGSVALPTPEPGKSVRGVAIAIVSTTVVMLGQYAMYTYVSPFLVQHAGLPEAWLSPALFAYGAVGAAAVLAIALWLGRRPTASTLAMMAAGIVAMVVLGTTGGLVPTVAAVLVWGFALGALPALLQTRQLQATPERLLQPATAWYTTGFNVGIGGGALLGALVLDGVGVGAMPWVLCAGLVVALVLVGGDVLAGRRRAAA encoded by the coding sequence GTGAGCACGCGGGCGACGACGCAGCAGGGGGCATCCCCGGCGCGCTTCCCGATGCCCGCGCTGCTCGTGCTGGCGCTCGCGATCTTCACGAACATCACGGTCGAGATGCTGCCCATGGGGCTGCTGCTGCCGATGAGCCGCGAGCTGGGCGTCGGCCAGAGCGCCGTCGGCCTGCTCGTGACGATCTTCGCCTTCACGGTCGTCGCCTCGAGCACCTCCCTCATCCGGCTCACGCGCCGCGTGCCGCGGCACCGCCTGGTGATCGCGGTGCTCCTGGTCTTCGCCGTCTCGGTCTTCGGCTCGGCGCTCGCGCCCGACTACGGGTGGTCGGTGGCGTTCCGCGTGCTCGGCGGCCTCGCGCACGGGGTGTTCTGGACGGTCGTGGGCGCCTACGCCGCCTACCTCGTGCCGCCGCAGCAGCTCGCGCGCGCGGTCGCCATCACCTCGGCGGGCGGCTCGTTCGCGTACGTGCTCGGCCTGCCGCTCGCGACGCTCCTCGGCCAGCTCGTGGGCTGGCGGTGGTCGTTCGCGCTGCTCGGGTTCGTCTGCCTCGCGGTCGCCGTCGCCGTCTGGCGGCTGCTGCCGGCCGTCGACCACCTCAAGGACCAGGCCACGACCTCCACGGGCTCCGTCGCGCTGCCCACGCCGGAGCCGGGCAAGAGCGTGCGGGGCGTGGCGATCGCGATCGTCTCCACGACCGTCGTCATGCTCGGGCAGTACGCGATGTACACGTACGTCTCCCCGTTCCTCGTGCAGCACGCGGGCCTGCCGGAGGCGTGGCTCTCGCCCGCGCTGTTCGCCTACGGCGCGGTCGGCGCCGCGGCCGTGCTCGCGATCGCGCTGTGGCTCGGCCGCCGCCCCACGGCCTCGACGCTCGCGATGATGGCGGCCGGCATCGTCGCCATGGTCGTGCTCGGCACCACGGGCGGCCTCGTGCCCACGGTGGCCGCGGTGCTCGTGTGGGGCTTCGCCCTCGGCGCGCTGCCCGCGCTGCTGCAGACGCGGCAGCTGCAGGCGACGCCGGAGCGGCTGCTGCAGCCCGCGACCGCCTGGTACACGACGGGCTTCAACGTCGGCATCGGCGGCGGCGCGCTGCTCGGCGCGCTCGTGCTCGACGGCGTCGGCGTCGGCGCGATGCCCTGGGTGCTGTGCGCGGGCCTCGTCGTCGCGCTCGTGCTCGTCGGCGGCGACGTGCTCGCCGGCCGGAGGCGCGCGGCCGCCTGA
- a CDS encoding DivIVA domain-containing protein, producing MLTPEDVLQRRFDEVNLRSGYDPDEVDDFLDTAAQALRELATPGPTEPLLTADRVALIRFTGTRFRRGYEPAQVDALLAELAEALRAHEARTAGGSPAS from the coding sequence ATGCTGACTCCGGAGGACGTGCTGCAGCGGCGCTTCGACGAGGTCAACCTGCGCTCGGGCTACGACCCCGACGAGGTCGACGACTTCCTCGACACCGCCGCCCAGGCGCTGCGCGAGCTCGCGACGCCGGGTCCGACCGAGCCGCTCCTCACCGCCGACCGCGTCGCCCTGATCCGCTTCACCGGGACGCGCTTCCGCAGGGGCTACGAGCCCGCCCAGGTCGACGCCCTCCTCGCGGAGCTCGCCGAGGCGCTGCGCGCGCACGAGGCGCGGACGGCCGGGGGATCCCCCGCCTCGTAG